From Sceloporus undulatus isolate JIND9_A2432 ecotype Alabama chromosome 6, SceUnd_v1.1, whole genome shotgun sequence, one genomic window encodes:
- the KLHL40 gene encoding kelch-like protein 40 isoform X1 — protein sequence MAVPLEQAEELRLYQQTLLQDGLKDLLDHNKFLDCVLKVKGKEFPCHRLVLAACSPYFRAMFLSDMEESKKREISLEDVDPEVMGKILHYIYTSELEITEQNVQDIFSVANMFQIPSIFTVCVSFLQKRLCLSNCLAIFRLGLMLDCARLAIAARDFICDRFALISRDEEFSQLSPDELIAIISSDSLNIEKEESVFEVVMKWATAKDRESRGKSLPIVFESIRFRLMEKDYFRDKVEKHPLVKSNPELLKKLQMVKDAHEGKFTVVKRVKKKGEKKPGDNVINGGVEEEGDDKEKEEEEEEGLPGILNDTMRFGMFLQDLIFMVSDSGAVAYDPGANECYYASLSAQIPKNHVSLVTRENQVFIAGGLYYNEGNKEDPMNSYFLQYDHLDSDWLGMPPLPSPRCLFGLGEAENSIFVVGGKELKEGEQTLDSVMCYDRLSFKWGESDTLPYPVYGHGVVSHNDLIYVIGGKGNDKKCLNTLLVYNPKKFEWKELTPMKNARSLFGATIHNDKIYVAAGVTDSGLTNSLEVYDIATDKWEAFTEFPQERSSVSLVSLAGTLFLIGGFATVETESGELVPTELNDVWRYDEEGKKWEGVLREIQYASGATFLPHLRLEEKPPKGG from the exons ATGGCCGTCCCCTTAGAACAAGCCGAAGAGTTGCGTCTCTACCAGCAAACTCTTCTCCAAGATGGGCTCAAGGACTTGCTAGATCACAACAAGTTCTTAGATTGTGTCTTGAAGGTGAAAGGGAAGGAGTTTCCATGTCACCGCCTGGTCCTGGCAGCCTGCAGTCCCTACTTCAGGGCCATGTTCCTCTCCGACATGGAAGAGAGTAAGAAAAGGGAGATCAGCTTAGAAGATGTGGATCCAGAAGTGATGGGTAAGATTCTCCACTACATCTACACCTCAGAACTGGAGATCACAGAGCAGAACGTTCAAGACATCTTTTCTGTGGCCAACATGTTTCAGATCCCTTCCATTTTCACAGTCTGTGTCTCTTTCCTTCAGAAGAGGCTATGCCTCAGCAACTGCCTGGCCATTTTCAGGCTGGGTTTGATGTTGGACTGTGCCCGCTTGGCAATTGCTGCCCGGGATTTCATTTGCGACCGCTTTGCCCTGATCTCCCGGGATGAGGAATTCTCCCAGCTCTCGCCTGATGAGCTCATTGCCATCATCTCCAGTGATTCTTTGAATATCGAAAAGGAAGAGTCTGTCTTTGAGGTGGTAATGAAATGGGCCACAGCCAAGGACCGCGAGAGTCGAGGGAAGTCCCTGCCGATAGTCTTTGAGAGCATCCGTTTCCGCCTCATGGAGAAGGATTACTTCAGGGACAAGGTGGAGAAGCATCCTTTGGTCAAGTCCAACCCAGAACTGCTTAAGAAGTTGCAGATGGTGAAGGATGCCCATGAGGGGAAATTCACAGTGGTGAAAAGGgtaaagaaaaagggggagaagAAGCCTGGGGACAATGTCATCAATGGAGGAGTAGAGGAAGAAGGTGATgataaagagaaggaggaggaggaagaagaaggcctTCCAGGGATCTTAAATGATACCATGCGGTTTGGGATGTTCCTTCAAGATCTCATTTTCATGGTCAGTGACTCTGGGGCGGTGGCCTATGACCCGGGGGCCAATGAGTGCTATTACGCCTCCCTCTCGGCTCAGATCCCAAAGAACCATGTCAGCTTGGTCACCCGTGAGAACCAGGTCTTCATAGCTGGTGGACTTTACTACAATGAGGGCAATAAAGAGGACCCAATGAATTCCTATTTTCTGCAG TATGATCACTTGGATTCAGATTGGCTTGGGATGCCACCTCTCCCATCTCCGCGCTGCCTCTTTGGACTTGGTGAAGCAGAAAATTCCATCTTTGTGGTAGGAGGAAAGGAACTGAAGGAAGGCGAGCAGACACTGGATTCAGTCATGTGCTATGACAGGCT GTCCTTCAAATGGGGAGAATCAGACACTCTTCCTTACCCAGTCTATGGCCATGGAGTGGTGTCCCACAATGACCTCATCTACGTCATAGGAGGCAAAGGAAACGATAA gaAGTGCCTGAACACACTGTTGGTCTACAACCCAAAGAAATTTGAGTGGAAGGAGCTGACACCCATGAAAAATGCCCGTTCACTCTTTGGGGCAACCATACACAATGACAAAATCTATGTGGCGGCAGGCGTGACCGACTCGGGTTTGACCAATTCACTGGAAGTTTATGACATTGCAACTGACAA ATGGGAAGCCTTCACTGAATTCCCCCAGGAGCGCAGTTCTGTCAGCCTGGTCAGCCTGGCTGGGACACTTTTCCTCATCGGAGGCTTTGCCACAGTAGAGACAGAGTCTGGAGAATTGGTGCCAACTGAGCTCAATGATGTCTGGAG ATAcgatgaagaaggaaagaagtgggAAGGTGTCCTCCGGGAGATCCAGTACGCATCAGGCGCTACATTTCTTCCG CATCTTAGACTTGAAGAGAAACCCCCAAAAGGTGGATGA
- the KLHL40 gene encoding kelch-like protein 40 isoform X2 has translation MAVPLEQAEELRLYQQTLLQDGLKDLLDHNKFLDCVLKVKGKEFPCHRLVLAACSPYFRAMFLSDMEESKKREISLEDVDPEVMGKILHYIYTSELEITEQNVQDIFSVANMFQIPSIFTVCVSFLQKRLCLSNCLAIFRLGLMLDCARLAIAARDFICDRFALISRDEEFSQLSPDELIAIISSDSLNIEKEESVFEVVMKWATAKDRESRGKSLPIVFESIRFRLMEKDYFRDKVEKHPLVKSNPELLKKLQMVKDAHEGKFTVVKRVKKKGEKKPGDNVINGGVEEEGDDKEKEEEEEEGLPGILNDTMRFGMFLQDLIFMVSDSGAVAYDPGANECYYASLSAQIPKNHVSLVTRENQVFIAGGLYYNEGNKEDPMNSYFLQYDHLDSDWLGMPPLPSPRCLFGLGEAENSIFVVGGKELKEGEQTLDSVMCYDRLSFKWGESDTLPYPVYGHGVVSHNDLIYVIGGKGNDKKCLNTLLVYNPKKFEWKELTPMKNARSLFGATIHNDKIYVAAGVTDSGLTNSLEVYDIATDKWEAFTEFPQERSSVSLVSLAGTLFLIGGFATVETESGELVPTELNDVWRYDEEGKKWEGVLREIQYASGATFLPVRLNILRLTKM, from the exons ATGGCCGTCCCCTTAGAACAAGCCGAAGAGTTGCGTCTCTACCAGCAAACTCTTCTCCAAGATGGGCTCAAGGACTTGCTAGATCACAACAAGTTCTTAGATTGTGTCTTGAAGGTGAAAGGGAAGGAGTTTCCATGTCACCGCCTGGTCCTGGCAGCCTGCAGTCCCTACTTCAGGGCCATGTTCCTCTCCGACATGGAAGAGAGTAAGAAAAGGGAGATCAGCTTAGAAGATGTGGATCCAGAAGTGATGGGTAAGATTCTCCACTACATCTACACCTCAGAACTGGAGATCACAGAGCAGAACGTTCAAGACATCTTTTCTGTGGCCAACATGTTTCAGATCCCTTCCATTTTCACAGTCTGTGTCTCTTTCCTTCAGAAGAGGCTATGCCTCAGCAACTGCCTGGCCATTTTCAGGCTGGGTTTGATGTTGGACTGTGCCCGCTTGGCAATTGCTGCCCGGGATTTCATTTGCGACCGCTTTGCCCTGATCTCCCGGGATGAGGAATTCTCCCAGCTCTCGCCTGATGAGCTCATTGCCATCATCTCCAGTGATTCTTTGAATATCGAAAAGGAAGAGTCTGTCTTTGAGGTGGTAATGAAATGGGCCACAGCCAAGGACCGCGAGAGTCGAGGGAAGTCCCTGCCGATAGTCTTTGAGAGCATCCGTTTCCGCCTCATGGAGAAGGATTACTTCAGGGACAAGGTGGAGAAGCATCCTTTGGTCAAGTCCAACCCAGAACTGCTTAAGAAGTTGCAGATGGTGAAGGATGCCCATGAGGGGAAATTCACAGTGGTGAAAAGGgtaaagaaaaagggggagaagAAGCCTGGGGACAATGTCATCAATGGAGGAGTAGAGGAAGAAGGTGATgataaagagaaggaggaggaggaagaagaaggcctTCCAGGGATCTTAAATGATACCATGCGGTTTGGGATGTTCCTTCAAGATCTCATTTTCATGGTCAGTGACTCTGGGGCGGTGGCCTATGACCCGGGGGCCAATGAGTGCTATTACGCCTCCCTCTCGGCTCAGATCCCAAAGAACCATGTCAGCTTGGTCACCCGTGAGAACCAGGTCTTCATAGCTGGTGGACTTTACTACAATGAGGGCAATAAAGAGGACCCAATGAATTCCTATTTTCTGCAG TATGATCACTTGGATTCAGATTGGCTTGGGATGCCACCTCTCCCATCTCCGCGCTGCCTCTTTGGACTTGGTGAAGCAGAAAATTCCATCTTTGTGGTAGGAGGAAAGGAACTGAAGGAAGGCGAGCAGACACTGGATTCAGTCATGTGCTATGACAGGCT GTCCTTCAAATGGGGAGAATCAGACACTCTTCCTTACCCAGTCTATGGCCATGGAGTGGTGTCCCACAATGACCTCATCTACGTCATAGGAGGCAAAGGAAACGATAA gaAGTGCCTGAACACACTGTTGGTCTACAACCCAAAGAAATTTGAGTGGAAGGAGCTGACACCCATGAAAAATGCCCGTTCACTCTTTGGGGCAACCATACACAATGACAAAATCTATGTGGCGGCAGGCGTGACCGACTCGGGTTTGACCAATTCACTGGAAGTTTATGACATTGCAACTGACAA ATGGGAAGCCTTCACTGAATTCCCCCAGGAGCGCAGTTCTGTCAGCCTGGTCAGCCTGGCTGGGACACTTTTCCTCATCGGAGGCTTTGCCACAGTAGAGACAGAGTCTGGAGAATTGGTGCCAACTGAGCTCAATGATGTCTGGAG ATAcgatgaagaaggaaagaagtgggAAGGTGTCCTCCGGGAGATCCAGTACGCATCAGGCGCTACATTTCTTCCGGTGCGGCTCAACATCTTGAGACTAACAAAGATGTGA